Within Acidobacteriota bacterium, the genomic segment GGGCTGGAGTTAATTGCCGCTCATGGAGGCGAGGAAGTCGGCGTTGGTGGCGGTCTTGCCGAGCTTGCCGAGGAGCAACTCCATTGCTTCGGTCGGCGACAATTGGTTCAGCACTTTGCGCAGCACCCACATGCGATTCAGCTCGTCCTTACTCAGCAGCAGCT encodes:
- the rho gene encoding transcription termination factor Rho (An RNA-DNA helicase that actively releases nascent mRNAs from paused transcription complexes), giving the protein LLLSKDELNRMWVLRKVLNQLSPTEAMELLLGKLGKTATNADFLASMSGN